One Megachile rotundata isolate GNS110a chromosome 5, iyMegRotu1, whole genome shotgun sequence genomic region harbors:
- the LOC100881536 gene encoding unconventional myosin-IXa isoform X3 has product MDNCGSGVVQVFVGEWSPEYEALSIKATKQTSSAEIVECIIERLGLVDASVSNGYELAEVVGNSVGQECKERRLGPSECPVALMLLWPKNAAQQEYYRFYLRKKQSDYLWSDSRFPMDPQLLKDYFNRFLYQPRDKEYPDLCQLPDLNEQTLLDNLRARFLAGNIYTYVGSILIALNPFKFYPIYNPKYVKLYQNRRLGPDIPPHIFAIADAAYHCMLKEKRNQCIVISGESGSGKTESTNFLLHHLTALSQKGSHGSGVEQTILSAGPVLEAFGNAKTAHNNNSSRFGKFIQVNYKENGMVHGAVVQKYLLEKSRIVSQGRNERNYHVFYYLLAGASEQEKQLLHLESCDRYNYLNKSGCYGLENIDERHEFSRLKQSMEMVGFTPEKQRRLFAVLSAVLLLGNVEFQPRKSYHHHDEAVGVKNPEVVALISELLRVKQETLLAALTAKRARASGETLVINYRLPEAIAARDAMAKCLYGALFDWIVLQVNHALLSKKDTLRDHQGNSIGVLDIFGFEDFKTCNSFEQLCINYANEQLQHYFNQHVFQYEQREYRKQGIRWTDIGYSDNSGCLNLIEGKPNGLLCLLDDQCNFPGATNETLLQKFNSVHKDNPFYEAPQRREAAFVVRHYAGSVKYQASNMREKNLDLMRPDGVVGVLKNSSLAFVRELVGADPVAVFRWAILRAFFRAHFAFQEAGRAHRHGRADGTKTSVQNRYRTPNENLIRKNKSFRPRERGKKGLKNLQTVKTLAGRIQSYGTGPGKARKQPMTVSAQFQQSLHSLMDTLNQANPFFIRCIKSNANKVPNEFDEETVQRQLRYTGMLETVRIRQAGFNVRLTYEEFIQLYRMLLPKGLLSSQSDVRDFLLTLNLNRDNYQLGTTKVFLRESEKIKLDIELHQQIITSITTIQKWFRACLERRKFLRLKNAVVQIQSFWRMVIAQRFANSLRARIEAATHIQSAWRAYKQHSWFKKLKSCVITFQAYVRGNNARKAFAELKKQKKLLVDKIGDYKESHDQRELTYDNSKIYSRLRDSEESLTEDHGLPEFNTIRKTELQNRLSSSRTDSILRDSNVDTSISYSKRKIAPNARILQESSAILRNAESFTSEDFNERKSSLESLTSLRSYESQISVNSSESQENSYNKPVPSTRTKRGDQSPVVTTNTSLTNTSSRLSSVSKRADSSSTGYSDGETDTEIPSAVQSAPPVFNATPPFPSPREIKYHQSNINLTNSPNSDVWRRRPDCSCINYSDYLLSGPQKTTLVRSPNVSYYKNIVDNIFEQTQQDKPNEASNYNVKLDPNERFVHMESSSGREQRRLSDNSVPSERIESVPASPIRRDQTYTHGKEIKDFSYLRRQNSEGDTSIKQLDVVNDENVLKNTLLKGNTPKEKNSRPKEKCEPDVPVRSARRNRPSREVQCRSMGESVSETGAGEPKSLFLGTIKESDLHKSANVRSRKDGSHEVASRSVTDWPVNKSESASKTQQPGKRMRSNAITTLELRRRNSDPATKISGLSEDKAGTDTSPNDLKLAPGMNLLEWKGNLFTLAGHCFRKVARFAKDDVCVCCHEKMDAFVTQGYKCIDCKQLYHVKCIQNGGVLKMPCILANTPGRRKNRKIPRTPYDANKQTVASKFSLTGTSAFSDSTDKIISDAKELALMQDFITKKIYIMEGQEEGRKPSEVDRVFKQALRKFKDDLVITYSVAIQQGVEGNIKYTDLIANFLHVMETVCKQENTTEDFPVTMGVNAFRGFMNEFMTLVKTEAPEKQSKSKRKKEKKRKQEEPTRHGNHMFQLTMINIPTACEVCTSFFMWPIERGLVCQNCKLTCHKKCYMKVSAECGKDASLHEMNSHKVFGVPLYKLDCGDGKVPVVVDRLITTIEMHGLYTEGIYRKSGVSSKVKELKLKMDEGDLEKVDFENYQVHVLAAVLKSFFRDMPEPLLTFEYYDDFLHAANLTDPRDRISTLFAILKKLPKPNFDLMERLIVHLARVALHEVDNRMSPSALAIVFAPCILRTNRALPAQDSLQDVGRQTCCVETIVQEKLRVVRATLADINTLESACHTATHRLSSLRSSKIFSPEELNAATPSATARGPADRDRDRGDEEEAILVDHIQEIQKEKALLTSTLPSLTRASSDDDLLLSATDLDDGSLDDLLPSSADGLVRKKPIQRQSSADNAFPTIISVDEDMVMV; this is encoded by the exons ATGGATAACTGTGGCTCAGGAGTAGTGCAAGTATTTGTGGGTGAATGGAGCCCAGAATATGAAGCACTTTCAATTAAAGCAACAAAACAAACTTCATCGGCAGAGATAGTGGAATGTATCATAGAAAGACTTGGATTAGTTGATGCTTCTGTTTCTAATGGTTATGAATTAGCAGAAGTTGTAGGAAATTCTGTCGGACAAGAATGTAAAGAAAGAAGACTTGGACCATCCGAGTGCCCCGTGGCACTTATGTTACTATGGCCAAAAAATGCAGCGCAGCAAGAGTATTACAG GTTTTATTTGCGAAAAAAGCAATCAGATTATTTATGGTCAGACAGTAGATTTCCCATGGATCCGCAACTTTTAAAGGACTATTTTAATAGATTCTTGTATCAACCACGTGACAAAGAATATCCAGATCTATGTCAGCTTCCGGATCTTAATGAACAAACTCTATTGGACAACCTCCGGGCTAGGTTTTTAGCTGgaaacatatacacatatgttggCAGCATATTAATTGCACTGAACCCATTTAAATTTTATCCTATCTACAATCCAAAATATGTGAAACTGTATCAGAACAGAAGATTGGGGCCAGACATACCTCCACATATATTTGCCATAGCTGATGCAGCTTATCATTGTATGCTTAAAGAAAAGAGAAATCAGTGTATTGTTATTAGCGGGGAGAGTGGATCCGGTAAAACGGAATCGACAAATTTTCTATTGCACCATTTGACAGCACTTAGCCAGAAAGGTTCTCATGGTAGTGGTGTTGAACAGACGATACTCAGTGCTGGTCCAGTACTAGAAGCATTTGGGAATGCAAAAACGGCACATAATAACAACAGTAGTCGATTCGGTAAATTCATACAGGTGAATTATAAAGAAAATGGAATGGTACATGG GGCTGTTGTACAAAAGTATCTTTTGGAAAAATCAAGAATAGTTTCTCAAGGGAGGAATGAAAGAAATTACCATGTATTTTATTACCTCTTGGCTGGTGCAAGTGAACAAGAAAAGCAACTTCTGCATTTAGAAAGTTGTGAtcgttataattatttaaacaaaagtgGTTGTTATGGACTGGAAAATATCGATGAGCGACATGAATTTTCAAGACTGAAACAATCCATGGAAATGGTTGGATTTACACCGGAAAAACAAAGACGATTGTTCGCAGTTTTGTCAGCTGTCCTCCTACTCG GCAATGTGGAATTTCAACCTAGAAAGTCTTATCATCATCACGATGAAGCTGTAGGAGTGAAAAATCCTGAGGTGGTTGCATTGATCTCCGAACTCCTCAGAGTGAAACAAGAGACTCTTTTGGCTGCACTTACTGCCAAACGTGCAAGAGCTTCCGGAGAAACATTAGTAATTAACTATAGGCTTCCAGAAGCAATTGCAGCAAGAGATGCTATGGCCAAATGTCTGTATGGAGCGTTGTTTGATTGGATTGTGCTACAG GTGAATCATGCTTTGCTCTCAAAGAAAGATACTCTTAGAGATCACCAAGGCAATAGCATCGGTGTACTAGATATTTTTGGTTTCGAAGATTTCAAAACGTGCAATAGCTTTGAACaattatgtataaattatgCAAACGAACAGTTACAACATTATTTCAATCAACATGTTTTTCAATACGAACAACGAGAGTACAGAAAGCAGGGAATTAGGTGGACGGATATAGGATACAGCGATAATTCGGGCTGCTTAAATTTAATCGAAGGAAAACCGAATGGTCTTCTCTGTCTTTTAGACGATCAATGCAA CTTTCCGGGCGCAACGAATGAAACACtgctacaaaaatttaattcggTACATAAAGACAATCCATTTTACGAGGCACCACAACGACGCGAAGCAGCTTTCGTTGTACGACATTATGCTGGGTCTGTTAAATACCAAGCATCCAACATGAGAGAAAAGAATCTGGACTTAATGCGACCTGATGGTGTAGTTGGTGTATTGAAAAATTCTTCCCTTGCTTTTGTTCGGGAATTAGTGGGTGCAGATCCGGTTGCTGTATTTAGATGGGCTATCCTTCGAGCATTTTTTCGTGCTCATTTTGCTTTCCAAGAAGCTGGTCGAGCTCATAGACATGGTCGag CTGATGGTACAAAAACATCTGTCCAAAACAGGTATAGGACACCGAACGAGAATTTGATAAG GAAAAACAAATCGTTTCGGCCAAGAGAACGTGGCAAGAAGggtttaaaaaatcttcaaaccGTGAAGACACTTGCTGGAAGAATACAGAGTTATGGTACCGGGCCTGGGAAAGCGAGAAAACAACCCATGACAGTATCGGCACAGTTCCAACAAAGTTTGCACAGTCTTATGGATACTTTAAATCAGGCAAATCCATTTTTCATCAGATGCATTAAGAGCAATGCTAATAAGGTACCGAATGAGTTCGATGAGGAGACTGtgcaacgacaattacgatacacgGGGATGTTAGAGACGGTCCGCATAAGGCAAGCTGGATTCAACGTCAGATTAACGTACGAAGAATTTATCCAGCTGTACAGAATGTTGCTACCTAAAGGACTGTTAAGCTCTCAATCGGACGTTCGAGATTTTCTGTTGACGCTGAATCTCAACAGAGATAATTATCAGCTCGGAACAACGAAAGTGTTCCTCAGAGAATCGGAAAAGATCAAATTGGACATAGAACTGCATCAGCAAATAATTACAAGTATTACAACAATACAGAAATGGTTCCGTGCTTGTCTGGAGAGGAGAAAGTTCCTTAGATTAAAGAATGCAGTCGTACAAATACAGTCGTTCTGGAGAATGGTTATTGCTCAAAGATTCGCGAATTCGTTACGCGCCAGAATCGAGGCTGCTACTCACATCCAATCTGCCTGGAGGGCATACAAACAACACAGTTGGTTTAAGAAGCTGAAGTCGTGTGTGATTACTTTCCAAGCTTACGTGCGAGGTAATAATGCAAGAAAGGCTTTTGCAGAACtcaaaaaacaaaagaaattgcTCGTAGATAAAATTGGGGACTACAAAGAGAGTCACGATCAAAGAGAGCTTACGTATGATAACAGCAAGATATATTCCAGACTCCGGGATAGTGAAGA ATCACTCACGGAAGATCATGGACTTCCGGAATTCAATACCATTCGCAAAACGGAACTCCAAAATCGTCTATCATCGTCaag GACGGACAGCATTCTTCGGGATAGTAATGTCGATACAAGCATATCGTATTCGAAGCGTAAAATTGCGCCAAATGCCCGAATATTACAGGAATCTAGCGCGATCTTGAGAAATGCAGAATCGTTCACCTCGGAAGATTTTAACGAACGTAAAAGTAGTCTTGAAAGCTTGACGAGTCTAAGGAGCTACGAATCTCAAATTAGCGTGAACAGTTCTGAGTCTCAGGAAAACTCTTACAATAAGCCTGTACCGAGTACCAGAACAAAACGTGGCGATCAGTCCCCGGTAGTTACGACAAACACAAGTCTAACTAATACTTCCAGTCGTTTGTCGTCTGTTAGTAAACGAGCGGATAGTTCGTCGACAGGCTACAGCGATGGAGAGACTGATACGGAGATTCCAAGCGCTGTGCAGAGTGCTCCGCCTGTTTTCAATGCTACGCCGCCATTCCCGAGTCCGCGAGAAATTAAGTACCACCAGTCGAACATAAATTTAACGAATAGTCCAAATTCAGATGTCTGGCGCCGTAGGCCGGACTGTTCGTGCATTAATTATAGCGATTATTTGCTGTCGGGTCCGCAGAAAACGACGTTGGTTCGATCTCCGAATGTttcttattacaaaaatattgttgATAACATATTTGAACAAACGCAGCAGGACAAACCGAACGAAGCGTCGAATTATAACGTGAAGCTGGATCCAAACGAACGTTTTGTTCACATGGAAAGCTCTTCGGGCAGGGAACAGCGTAGATTGAGTGACAACAGCGTGCCTAGCGAGCGAATCGAAAGCGTTCCGGCTTCGCCTATTAGACGTGATCAGACCTACACTCATGGCAAAGAGATAAAAGATTTCAGTTATTTAAGGAGACAAAACTCGGAAGGTGATACGTCCATAAAACAATTGGATGTCGTGAACGATGAAAATGTCTTGAAAAATACACTACTGAAAGGAAATACACCCAAGGAGAAAAACTCGAGACCGAAAGAAAAATGCGAACCAGATGTGCCCGTTAGAAGCGCCAGAAGAAACCGGCCATCTCGCGAGGTCCAATGTCGATCCATGGGTGAAAGTGTCTCGGAAACTGGTGCCGGAGAACCGAAGAGTCTCTTCCTGGGTACCATTAAAGAAAGCGACCTGCACAAGTCTGCAAATGTGCGATCTCGAAAAGATGGCTCGCACGAGGTCGCGTCGAGATCGGTGACCGATTGGCCCGTGAATAAAAGCGAATCTGCATCGAAGACGCAGCAACCTGGAAAACGTATGAGATCCAACGCTATAACGACCCTGGAATTAAGGAGAAGAAATTCCGACCCGGCCACGAAGATATCGGGGCTCAGCGAGGACAAAGCTGGCACCGATACGAGTCCGAACGATTTGAAACTCGCGCCAGGAATGAATCTTTTGGAATGGAAAGGCAATCTTTTCACTTTAGCTGGTCATTGTTTTAGGAAAGTAGCAAGATTCGCCAAAGATGACGTGTGCGTTTGCTGCCACGAAAAGAtggacgcattcgtgacgcaagGCTACAAGTGCATCGACTGCAAGCAGTTGTACCACGTGAAATGTATTCAGAATGGCGGGGTACTTAAAATGCCGTGTATACTAGCAAACACTCCGGGAAGGCGGAAAAACAGGAAAATACCTCGTACACCTTACGACGCTAACAAACAAACGGTCGCGTCCAAGTTTAGTTTGACCGGAACCTCGGCTTTCTCGGATAGCACGGACAAGATAATATCCGACGCGAAAGAGTTGGCGCTTATGCAGGATTTCATCACGAAGAAGATATACATAATGGAGGGCCAGGAAGAAGGCAGGAAACCCAGCGAAGTAGATCGCGTGTTCAAACAAGCATTGCGTAAATTTAAGGACGATCTGGTGATCACTTACAGCGTCGCTATTCAACAAGGTGTCGAGGGTAATATCAAGTACACCGATCTAATCGCGAACTTTTTACACGTGATGGAGACGGTTTGCAAGCAAGAAAATACCACCGAAGATTTCCCCGTGACGATGGGCGTGAACGCTTTCCGAGGATTCATGAACGAATTCATGACGCTAGTCAAAACCGAAGCACCGGAGAAACAGAGTAAAAGTAAACGTAAGAAGGAGAAGAAACGGAAACAGGAGGAGCCCACGCGACATGGTAATCATATGTTCCAGTTAACTATGATAAATATACCTACAGCCTGCGAGGTGTGCACGTCTTTCTTTATGTGGCCTATCGAGCGAGGACTTGTATGCCAAA ATTGCAAGTTAACTTGTCACAAAAAGTGCTATATGAAAGTGTCTGCGGAGTGCGGGAAGGACGCGTCGCTGCACGAGATGAACTCGCACAAAGTTTTCGGTGTACCGTTGTACAAACTCGACTGTGGCGACGGAAAAGTGCCAGTGGTGGTGGATCGATTAATCACGACCATAGAGATGCACGGTCTCTACACGGAGGGCATCTATAGAAAAAGCGGTGTCAGTTCGAAAGTGAAGGAGTTGAAACTTAAAATGGACGAGGGTGATCTGGAAAAGGTGGACTTCGAGAACTATCAGGTACACGTTCTCGCGGCGGTGCTGAAAAGTTTCTTTCGGGACATGCCGGAGCCTCTGTTGACGTTCGAGTATTACGACGACTTCCTGCACGCTGCTAATTTGACGGATCCCCGGGATCGGATCAGTACGCTTTTCGCCATCCTGAAGAAGCTACCGAAGCCCAACTTCGACCTGATGGAACGACTGATCGTCCACTTGGCGAGAGTGGCGCTACACGAAGTGGACAACCGAATGTCCCCGTCAGCCTTGGCGATAGTCTTCGCACCGTGTATCCTGAGGACGAACAGGGCGCTACCCGCGCAAGATTCCTTGCAGGACGTCGGCAGGCAGACCTGTTGCGTCGAGACGATCGTGCAGGAGAAACTGAGGGTCGTGCGGGCAACTCTGGCCGACATAAATACCCTCGAGTCTGCCTGCCACACGGCCACACATCGTCTGTCCAGTCTGCGATCTTCGAAGATCTTCAGTCCGGAAGAGTTGAACGCGGCGACTCCGAGCGCGACCGCGAGAGGACCTGCGGATCGGGACAGAGATCGGGGCGACGAAGAAGAGGCGATTCTCGTCGATCATATACAAGAAATCCAAAAGGAAAAAGCCCTATTAACTTCGACCCTCCCTAGCCTAACGAGAGCTTCTTCGGACGATGACCTACTTCTATCTGCCACGGACTTGGATGATGGGTCCCTCGATGATCTTCTCCCATCTTCTGCTG ACGGACTCGTAAGGAAGAAACCAATCCAGAGGCAAAGTTCTGCGGACAATGCATTTCCTACGATTATCAGTGTCGACGAGGACATGGTAATGGTATGA